The Streptomyces sp. NL15-2K genome contains a region encoding:
- a CDS encoding alpha/beta fold hydrolase, with protein sequence MSFPNPRIPGINTDDIVTDITEAPHRVGGLAQAGAAQIIATVDVEAGEDDWNLPLTEEHPRPVVLVHGTFGNRGYTWTQAAPLLRQHGYRVFRPDYGHHLNPVLFGLGDIKESARQLGAFVDEVLRRTGARQVDLVGFSQGGMMPRYYLSELGGAPNVHHLVGIAPSNHGITAQGLVNLARQIPGARELVEHGAVEVTVPAWVQLQHDDPFQRELADLGETVEGVRYTVIATRYDDVVTPYTSCLLAETEGHHVTNIVLQDLAPDDHTAHAAMPYNPTVLKEVLKALGS encoded by the coding sequence ATGAGCTTCCCGAACCCTCGCATTCCTGGAATCAATACGGACGACATCGTCACCGACATCACCGAGGCGCCCCACCGCGTGGGCGGACTCGCCCAGGCCGGCGCCGCCCAGATCATCGCCACCGTCGACGTGGAGGCGGGAGAGGACGACTGGAACCTCCCCCTGACCGAAGAACACCCACGCCCCGTCGTGCTCGTGCACGGCACCTTCGGCAACCGCGGCTACACCTGGACCCAGGCCGCGCCCTTACTGCGGCAGCACGGCTACCGGGTCTTCCGCCCGGACTACGGCCACCATCTCAACCCCGTCCTCTTCGGCCTCGGCGACATCAAGGAGTCCGCCAGGCAGCTCGGAGCCTTCGTCGACGAGGTACTGCGCCGCACGGGAGCACGGCAGGTGGACCTGGTCGGCTTCTCCCAGGGCGGCATGATGCCGCGCTACTACCTCAGCGAGCTGGGCGGCGCCCCGAACGTGCACCACCTCGTCGGCATCGCCCCCAGCAACCACGGCATCACCGCCCAGGGTCTGGTGAACCTCGCCCGCCAGATCCCGGGCGCGCGGGAACTCGTCGAGCACGGCGCCGTCGAGGTGACCGTGCCGGCCTGGGTCCAGTTGCAGCACGACGACCCCTTCCAGCGTGAACTCGCCGACCTCGGCGAAACCGTGGAGGGCGTCCGCTACACCGTCATCGCCACCCGGTACGACGACGTGGTCACCCCGTACACCTCGTGCCTGCTGGCCGAGACCGAGGGCCACCACGTCACGAACATCGTCCTTCAGGATCTCGCCCCCGACGACCACACCGCGCACGCCGCCATGCCCTACAACCCCACGGTCCTGAAGGAGGTCCTCAAAGCTCTCGGCTCCTGA
- a CDS encoding SRPBCC family protein — MAVLNVHERTLPAPQEAVGALIDSLGCDNDRLWPPDWPPVRFERPLAVGVRGGHGPVRYVVSHYVPGHWVRFRFTGPRGFRGFHEFSVERLDQGRTVLRNTLVLRPQGVRWLGWLLFFRPLHDAAFQHSLDCAERALTGRVARPVRWSRYVRLLRAATARLAPRWAV, encoded by the coding sequence ATCGCCGTACTCAACGTCCATGAACGCACGCTCCCTGCCCCGCAGGAGGCTGTCGGCGCCCTGATCGACTCCCTCGGCTGCGACAACGACCGCCTCTGGCCGCCCGACTGGCCTCCCGTCCGCTTCGAACGGCCGCTGGCCGTCGGCGTCCGTGGCGGGCACGGACCGGTGCGGTACGTGGTGAGCCACTACGTGCCCGGTCACTGGGTGCGCTTCCGGTTCACCGGCCCCCGGGGCTTCAGGGGCTTCCACGAATTCAGTGTCGAACGCCTCGACCAGGGACGTACGGTCCTGCGCAACACGCTGGTCCTGCGTCCGCAAGGGGTGCGCTGGCTGGGCTGGCTGCTGTTCTTCCGCCCCCTGCACGACGCGGCGTTCCAGCACAGCCTGGACTGCGCCGAGCGGGCCCTGACCGGCCGGGTGGCCCGCCCGGTCAGATGGAGCCGGTACGTGCGACTGCTGCGTGCGGCGACCGCCCGACTGGCGCCGCGATGGGCCGTGTGA
- a CDS encoding tryptophan 7-halogenase, whose protein sequence is MQDDQRVFDVAIVGGGIGGTMLGAILARHGVRVLLLEGSGHPRFAIGESTVPETTFGLRVLARRYDVPEIEHLATNGALRRHVSSNCGIKRNFSFVYHREGEPTRAAECTQYPTWGPPLGPDSHYLRQDVDAYMFHVAVSYGATAHTHTVVDDVKFDEDGVTLVTRERGTFQASYLVDAGGMRAVLPERLGLRQEPPYRTRSRTIFTHMVNVKPFDTVAPPREQHKMPSPFSQGTLHHLFQGGWFWVIPFDNHTSSTSELCSVGVNLDLDRYPRPEGVSAEEEFWNHVRRFPSVARQFERARSVRPYVSTDRTQFSSRSVVGDRWCLLPHAGEFIDPLFSSGLAVTVMALNALSHRLIDAVRQDDFDTARFSYLEHWIKRMFRFYDDLVSCSYLSFDDFELWNAWNRVWTITTLYGTNAQNQAAVTFEKTHDPTCFDALETPPYRGLQGVDNPWVERLFDQARDAVLAYGAGELTKDQAIARIYDLLRESELCPAVWGTLDPEDRCPAGVFTLWPLMKILLWGKFRSPRHVRGAYFTGGARLVGKEAVQAYGTELRRSTSQVHQTVRDMWFNWNRDWARRPAPRPENPGGELHMQK, encoded by the coding sequence ATGCAAGACGACCAGCGTGTTTTCGATGTCGCCATCGTCGGAGGCGGCATCGGCGGGACGATGCTGGGGGCGATCCTCGCGCGCCACGGCGTGCGCGTGCTGCTTCTGGAAGGAAGCGGTCACCCCCGGTTCGCCATCGGAGAGTCCACCGTTCCGGAGACCACCTTCGGCCTCAGGGTCCTGGCCCGCCGCTACGACGTCCCGGAGATCGAGCACCTGGCGACCAACGGGGCGCTGCGCCGCCACGTGTCGTCGAACTGCGGAATCAAGCGGAACTTCAGCTTCGTCTATCACCGCGAGGGGGAGCCCACCCGCGCCGCGGAATGCACCCAGTACCCGACCTGGGGCCCGCCGCTCGGGCCCGACTCGCACTACCTCCGGCAGGACGTGGACGCCTACATGTTCCACGTCGCCGTCTCGTACGGCGCGACCGCCCACACCCACACCGTCGTCGACGACGTGAAGTTCGACGAGGACGGCGTCACGCTCGTCACCCGGGAACGGGGTACCTTCCAGGCGTCGTACCTGGTCGACGCCGGAGGGATGCGGGCCGTCCTGCCCGAACGCCTGGGGCTGAGGCAGGAACCGCCGTACCGCACGCGGTCGCGCACCATCTTCACCCACATGGTGAACGTCAAGCCCTTCGACACCGTGGCGCCCCCGCGCGAACAGCACAAGATGCCGAGCCCGTTCAGCCAGGGCACCCTGCACCACCTCTTCCAGGGCGGCTGGTTCTGGGTGATCCCGTTCGACAACCACACGTCGAGCACCAGCGAGCTGTGCAGCGTCGGCGTCAATCTCGACCTCGACCGGTATCCGCGCCCCGAGGGGGTCTCCGCGGAGGAGGAGTTCTGGAACCATGTACGGCGGTTCCCCAGCGTCGCCCGGCAGTTCGAGCGGGCGCGGTCGGTACGGCCGTACGTCTCGACCGACCGCACCCAGTTCTCCTCGCGGTCGGTGGTCGGCGACCGGTGGTGTCTGCTGCCGCACGCCGGCGAGTTCATCGACCCGCTGTTCTCCAGCGGACTCGCGGTCACCGTGATGGCGCTCAACGCGCTGAGCCACCGGCTGATCGACGCGGTGCGGCAGGACGACTTCGACACCGCCCGGTTCTCCTACCTGGAGCACTGGATCAAGCGGATGTTCCGGTTCTACGACGACCTGGTGTCCTGCAGCTATCTGTCCTTCGACGACTTCGAGTTGTGGAACGCCTGGAACCGCGTGTGGACCATCACCACGCTCTACGGGACCAACGCCCAGAACCAGGCCGCCGTGACCTTCGAGAAGACCCACGATCCGACCTGCTTCGACGCGCTGGAGACGCCTCCCTACCGGGGTCTTCAGGGCGTCGACAACCCGTGGGTCGAGCGGCTCTTCGACCAGGCGCGCGACGCCGTACTGGCGTACGGCGCCGGTGAACTGACGAAAGATCAGGCGATCGCCCGCATCTACGACCTGCTGCGCGAGAGCGAGCTGTGCCCGGCGGTGTGGGGGACCCTCGACCCCGAAGACCGCTGCCCCGCCGGGGTGTTCACCCTCTGGCCGCTGATGAAGATCCTGCTGTGGGGCAAGTTCCGCTCACCACGGCACGTCCGGGGCGCCTACTTCACCGGCGGTGCGCGGCTCGTGGGCAAGGAGGCGGTGCAGGCCTACGGCACCGAGCTGCGGCGCAGCACGTCCCAGGTGCACCAGACCGTGCGGGACATGTGGTTCAACTGGAACCGCGACTGGGCGCGGCGGCCGGCGCCCCGCCCGGAGAATCCCGGCGGGGAGCTTCATATGCAGAAATGA
- a CDS encoding sigma-70 family RNA polymerase sigma factor, which translates to MRLVRRRLPSYQDAEDCVQETMARAASHAALDRNRLGPFLTSVALRLCIDYYRDMERRSRLLQRAALLDDPGTTEEDVCDEDFGRWLMDQVQLLRGREQEVILARVAGISTAEFARINNISIKAAEAAFTRGRARLKTVCAKAMEGRTGQP; encoded by the coding sequence ATGCGGCTGGTTCGCCGAAGACTCCCGAGTTATCAGGACGCCGAGGACTGCGTCCAGGAAACGATGGCACGCGCGGCCTCGCACGCCGCGCTGGACAGAAACCGGCTCGGCCCCTTCCTCACCTCCGTGGCACTCCGCCTGTGCATCGACTACTACCGCGACATGGAGCGCCGTAGCCGCCTCTTACAGCGCGCGGCGCTCCTGGACGATCCCGGGACCACCGAGGAGGACGTCTGTGACGAGGACTTCGGCCGGTGGCTCATGGACCAGGTCCAACTCCTGCGCGGCCGGGAACAGGAAGTGATACTCGCCCGCGTCGCCGGGATTTCCACCGCGGAATTCGCCCGCATAAACAACATCTCCATCAAGGCGGCCGAGGCCGCTTTCACCAGAGGTCGGGCGCGCCTGAAAACGGTTTGCGCAAAAGCCATGGAAGGCCGCACGGGACAGCCGTAA
- a CDS encoding AarF/UbiB family protein: protein MASVVGDRLRLVVKVLGSLVADEVGQATRLRRHSKRGEPPHPAEAAEASAGAERRRAKAVRHALESLGPFYVKLGQILSTRPDMVPQSIRDELQNLHDQVDVQPFSVFEPVLAGDLGPDWKLRFDDIDTVAPLGAASLAQVYRVTLPGGRPAVVKIQRPGIREGVLADMALMRRASRIVARVAPRFNEVIDIEAMLGSVFDAMEPELDFTGEARNMDEARENIRPFRTLEVPRVLYAGPRVLVQSLAGGTSVRHIDRAHFTDDERIEIGKDLLRFMYHGYFVHRMFHADPHAGNVFAVPGGPATLIDWGMVGRLDRRTSLQLLPLFMTLAQNDGAGLAHHWAEMGRMTAWSNMPAFAADMAAFVPKVSHLSLEDMNFGVSLTTVLAKATKRGIGSPPAVSLLGKSFANLDGSVRCLAPEITLPEVFQGEVPKILFALGREFLGRHQFARNSMELMLAAVTSPEQLRGVLGDLANRQFALNVHEPRTPTAMGGQRPVRPSGGLLALGALAYLLGRRSSG from the coding sequence ATGGCGTCCGTCGTCGGCGATCGGTTGCGGCTCGTGGTCAAGGTCCTGGGAAGCCTCGTCGCCGACGAGGTGGGCCAGGCCACACGGCTGCGCAGACACTCGAAACGGGGCGAACCACCGCACCCGGCGGAGGCCGCCGAGGCCTCCGCCGGGGCCGAACGCAGGCGGGCCAAGGCGGTGCGCCACGCGCTGGAGAGCCTCGGCCCCTTCTATGTGAAGCTGGGTCAGATCCTGTCCACCCGGCCCGACATGGTGCCCCAGTCCATCAGGGACGAACTGCAGAACCTGCACGACCAGGTCGACGTCCAGCCCTTCTCGGTCTTCGAGCCCGTGCTGGCGGGCGACCTCGGGCCGGACTGGAAGCTGCGGTTCGACGACATCGACACCGTCGCCCCGCTCGGGGCGGCCTCCCTCGCCCAGGTCTACCGGGTGACGCTGCCCGGCGGCCGGCCGGCCGTGGTCAAGATCCAGCGGCCCGGCATCCGCGAGGGGGTGCTCGCGGACATGGCGCTGATGCGCCGGGCCTCCCGGATCGTGGCCCGCGTGGCACCCCGGTTCAACGAGGTCATCGACATCGAGGCGATGCTCGGCTCCGTCTTCGACGCCATGGAACCGGAGCTGGACTTCACCGGCGAGGCCCGCAACATGGACGAGGCCCGGGAGAACATCCGGCCCTTCCGTACACTGGAAGTGCCCCGCGTGCTGTACGCCGGTCCGCGGGTCCTGGTCCAGTCGCTGGCTGGGGGCACGTCGGTACGGCACATCGACCGCGCCCACTTCACCGACGACGAGCGCATCGAGATCGGCAAGGACCTGCTGCGGTTCATGTACCACGGGTACTTCGTCCACCGCATGTTCCACGCCGATCCGCACGCGGGCAACGTCTTCGCGGTCCCCGGCGGACCCGCGACGCTGATCGACTGGGGCATGGTCGGCCGTCTCGACCGCCGTACCAGTCTCCAACTGCTGCCCCTTTTCATGACGTTGGCGCAGAACGACGGAGCCGGCCTGGCGCACCACTGGGCGGAGATGGGGCGGATGACGGCGTGGTCCAACATGCCGGCGTTCGCCGCGGACATGGCCGCGTTCGTGCCGAAGGTCTCCCATCTGTCCCTGGAGGACATGAACTTCGGCGTCTCGCTCACCACCGTGCTGGCGAAGGCGACCAAGCGGGGCATCGGGTCACCGCCGGCGGTCTCCCTGCTCGGCAAGTCGTTCGCCAACCTCGACGGCTCCGTGCGCTGCCTGGCGCCGGAGATCACGCTGCCGGAGGTGTTCCAGGGCGAGGTGCCGAAGATCCTCTTCGCGCTGGGCCGCGAGTTCCTCGGCCGCCATCAGTTCGCCCGCAACTCCATGGAGTTGATGCTCGCCGCCGTCACCAGCCCCGAGCAGCTGCGCGGGGTCCTCGGCGACCTGGCCAACCGCCAGTTCGCCCTCAACGTCCACGAGCCCCGCACACCCACCGCGATGGGCGGCCAGCGGCCCGTCCGCCCCTCCGGCGGCCTGCTGGCCCTCGGTGCGCTGGCGTACCTGCTCGGCCGTCGCAGCTCCGGCTGA
- a CDS encoding SAM-dependent methyltransferase — protein sequence MPDIARPKSPPAPDSSLPDGMSQVALWTAAAHAAECHRDSPYVLDPWAADFLHAAGFTSGPPGDGPLQRLLPDWAVVRTRFFDEHLSDAARSGCRQVVLLGAGLDTRAFRLEWPTGVHVFEVEDPAVLAFKDHVLDWSPPSCGRRSVVGVDPATGAWGDELLAAGFDPRRPTAWLCETLLYHLQPHTVESVVGTMTELSAPGSTFGAECVNAEAASSSFVAPFLEALSATGIAWHWQLAEPQRWWAEHGWDARVADLFTLPYVVQRLSPYLPLLTEAAAKCVFLTTGTLRG from the coding sequence ATGCCCGACATCGCACGCCCGAAGTCACCACCCGCACCGGACAGCTCGCTGCCGGACGGCATGTCGCAGGTCGCGCTCTGGACGGCGGCCGCGCACGCCGCGGAGTGCCACCGGGACTCGCCCTACGTCCTCGACCCGTGGGCGGCCGACTTCCTCCACGCGGCCGGCTTCACGTCGGGCCCGCCGGGCGACGGCCCGCTGCAACGGCTGCTGCCCGACTGGGCGGTGGTGCGCACCCGCTTCTTCGACGAGCACCTCAGTGACGCGGCCCGCTCCGGCTGCCGCCAGGTCGTGCTGCTCGGCGCCGGGCTCGACACCCGTGCCTTCCGGCTGGAGTGGCCGACGGGGGTGCATGTCTTCGAGGTCGAGGATCCCGCCGTACTCGCCTTCAAGGACCACGTGCTGGACTGGAGCCCGCCCTCCTGCGGACGCCGTAGCGTCGTCGGCGTCGACCCGGCGACCGGTGCCTGGGGCGACGAACTGCTCGCCGCGGGATTCGACCCCCGGCGGCCCACCGCCTGGCTCTGCGAGACGCTCCTCTACCACCTCCAGCCGCACACGGTGGAGTCCGTCGTCGGCACGATGACCGAACTCTCCGCCCCGGGCAGCACCTTCGGCGCCGAGTGCGTGAACGCCGAGGCCGCTTCCTCGTCGTTCGTGGCGCCCTTCCTGGAGGCCCTGTCCGCGACCGGCATCGCCTGGCACTGGCAGCTCGCCGAGCCGCAACGCTGGTGGGCGGAGCACGGCTGGGACGCGCGGGTGGCCGACCTGTTCACCCTGCCGTACGTCGTCCAGCGTCTGTCCCCCTACCTGCCGCTGCTCACCGAGGCCGCCGCGAAGTGCGTGTTCCTGACCACGGGGACGCTGCGCGGCTGA
- a CDS encoding condensation protein: MRPHLGTDGSLPPSLPMGTPDVAYHLAMRGRPLPVVFAFRFGGPAPTLDAVRARVAERAHRIPSLRYRIAPDRRVFLLVDRIAVEQHVHEAWLSEDDADGSGAGRLMLTRPMSPAERPPWDVWLVHGPAGDHTLCYRTDHTFQDGVGAAHTARALLDDHPAGGPAPHHRARPTAQGLAGAVADVVASFRAPTAKPAFDVPGSGRTAVCHADAPLARLRAIGRAHGGTVNDVYLAALSHAVRAWHLKATGSLHPPLPVAVPMSVRAPGEECAPGNRMVVARVLLPCDEASPQAALARVAASTARLRASRQRDALSLLLAATPRAIGARVGTRMVNGAVVAAPASGVNFGQALVHQGSAARRSVVFTAPAAGIRCLTTLTSQHDVACLTVVHDEALTAADELPDLWLAALLELERG, from the coding sequence ATGCGCCCCCACCTCGGCACCGACGGCAGCCTGCCGCCGTCCCTGCCCATGGGAACCCCGGACGTCGCCTATCACCTGGCCATGCGCGGCAGGCCATTGCCGGTCGTGTTCGCGTTCCGGTTCGGCGGCCCGGCGCCGACCCTGGACGCCGTACGCGCGCGCGTGGCCGAACGTGCCCACCGCATCCCGTCGTTGCGCTACCGCATCGCGCCCGACCGCAGGGTGTTCCTGCTTGTCGACCGGATCGCGGTCGAGCAGCACGTGCACGAGGCGTGGCTGTCCGAGGACGACGCCGACGGTTCGGGAGCCGGGCGGCTGATGCTGACGCGGCCCATGAGCCCCGCCGAGCGGCCGCCCTGGGACGTGTGGCTGGTCCACGGCCCGGCCGGCGACCACACCCTGTGCTACCGCACCGACCACACCTTCCAGGACGGCGTCGGCGCCGCCCACACCGCCCGCGCCCTTCTCGACGACCACCCCGCGGGAGGACCCGCACCGCACCATCGCGCCCGGCCGACCGCCCAGGGCCTGGCCGGTGCCGTAGCCGACGTGGTGGCCTCCTTCCGCGCCCCGACGGCCAAGCCGGCCTTCGACGTACCCGGCAGCGGGAGGACAGCCGTATGCCATGCGGACGCGCCGTTGGCCAGGTTGCGGGCGATCGGCCGCGCCCACGGCGGGACGGTGAACGACGTCTACCTCGCCGCTCTCTCCCACGCCGTGCGCGCCTGGCACCTGAAGGCCACCGGTTCGCTCCATCCGCCGCTGCCGGTGGCGGTTCCGATGTCCGTACGGGCACCGGGGGAGGAGTGCGCGCCCGGCAACCGTATGGTCGTCGCCCGGGTGCTGCTGCCGTGTGACGAGGCGTCACCCCAGGCGGCCCTGGCCCGCGTCGCGGCCAGCACAGCCCGGCTGCGCGCGAGCCGGCAGCGCGACGCCCTCAGCCTGCTGCTCGCCGCCACTCCGCGGGCGATCGGAGCCCGGGTGGGCACGCGGATGGTCAACGGCGCGGTCGTCGCCGCCCCGGCCAGCGGCGTGAACTTCGGCCAGGCCCTCGTCCACCAGGGGAGCGCGGCCCGCCGCTCCGTCGTCTTCACGGCCCCCGCGGCCGGGATCCGGTGCCTGACGACACTGACGAGCCAGCACGACGTGGCCTGCCTGACCGTGGTCCACGACGAGGCCCTGACGGCCGCCGACGAACTGCCCGACCTGTGGCTCGCAGCGCTGCTGGAACTGGAGCGGGGGTAG
- a CDS encoding FAD-binding oxidoreductase: protein MTRSPAGSPAWEPAELPSQPPLHGVVTADVAVVGAGLAGLACAYHLAERAPGLDIAVVDAERPAAGASGRGTGLLGPRAGPPIDRAVRRFGPGTARRMHLASVRAVESVLELCAGLDVGCGLRRGEQIMATRSTAHLTALSRQAKAYRALGLDVPVLSGAAVRTRVGVPYKAGLLHRTAATLDPAALTGALARACAAKGVRFYGNSALRAVHTGDLVGPELVFPHGRLYAGQAVLAVNSAAQGVGLPVGTILPLEVYAVATAPVRRAAYEALGGRAGYAVVDAAPMAPYFRLLPDGGLVAGGGTVTAPAGLDAPGLQALRERAWTWLDRWLRSLHPDLSDVRVTHRWSGRIGMTLDDLPVVGPVHGFPDVWYIGGCCGHGLAMSVAHGAYVAAALMGEPEPGDPLPWHRSSAPRLPVRGPTRRLIRGYVEALGRSTRRSC from the coding sequence ATGACCCGGTCACCGGCCGGATCCCCCGCCTGGGAGCCGGCGGAGTTGCCGTCGCAGCCCCCGCTGCACGGCGTGGTCACCGCGGACGTGGCCGTGGTCGGAGCTGGTCTCGCCGGCCTCGCCTGCGCCTACCACCTCGCGGAACGCGCCCCCGGCCTCGACATCGCCGTGGTCGACGCCGAGCGGCCGGCCGCCGGGGCCAGCGGCCGGGGCACCGGCCTGCTGGGCCCCCGGGCCGGCCCGCCCATCGACCGCGCGGTACGCCGCTTCGGCCCGGGCACCGCACGCCGGATGCACCTGGCGAGCGTGCGGGCCGTCGAAAGCGTCCTCGAACTGTGCGCCGGCCTCGACGTGGGCTGCGGGCTGCGGCGCGGCGAGCAGATCATGGCGACGCGCTCGACCGCGCACCTGACGGCCCTGTCCCGACAGGCGAAGGCCTACCGGGCGCTCGGCCTGGACGTGCCGGTCCTGTCCGGGGCCGCCGTCCGCACCCGGGTCGGCGTGCCCTACAAGGCCGGGCTTCTCCACCGCACCGCGGCCACCCTGGACCCGGCCGCACTGACAGGCGCCCTCGCCCGCGCCTGCGCCGCCAAGGGCGTGCGCTTCTACGGGAACAGCGCCCTGCGGGCCGTACACACCGGGGACCTGGTCGGACCCGAACTGGTCTTCCCGCACGGCAGGCTCTACGCCGGGCAGGCGGTACTGGCCGTCAACTCCGCCGCGCAAGGGGTGGGCCTGCCGGTCGGCACGATCCTGCCGCTGGAGGTGTACGCCGTGGCCACCGCGCCCGTCCGCCGGGCGGCGTACGAGGCCCTGGGCGGGCGCGCGGGGTACGCCGTCGTGGACGCGGCACCGATGGCGCCGTACTTCCGGCTGCTCCCGGACGGGGGACTGGTGGCGGGCGGCGGAACCGTGACCGCCCCCGCCGGACTCGACGCGCCCGGGCTCCAGGCCCTCCGCGAGCGGGCCTGGACCTGGCTGGACCGCTGGCTGCGTTCCCTGCACCCCGACCTGTCCGACGTACGCGTCACCCACCGCTGGTCGGGCCGTATCGGCATGACGCTCGACGACCTGCCGGTGGTCGGGCCGGTCCACGGCTTCCCCGACGTCTGGTACATCGGCGGCTGCTGCGGGCACGGCCTGGCGATGTCCGTGGCGCACGGCGCGTACGTCGCCGCAGCCCTGATGGGGGAGCCGGAACCCGGGGACCCACTGCCCTGGCACCGTTCGAGCGCCCCACGGCTGCCCGTCCGGGGGCCGACCCGCCGCCTGATCCGGGGGTATGTGGAGGCGCTCGGCCGCTCCACGCGCCGTTCGTGCTGA
- a CDS encoding flavin reductase family protein, which produces MSAPPRLAAEPTSPPTADPLGDEPGPGAARCLGLYAKLAAGVTVVTARGADGPLGMTVSAVTSLSARPPLLLACLRDGSRTLTAVRAHGVFAVHLLREEQHGLAARFASPTTTALQRFAGTDTRQVLGVPVLGGALAWSVCLVEDVRRYGDHHLVVGRVAAVHVGGGRPLLWHDRRFRTLDESGPVPVRESGPVPVRESGPVPVPESAPVPEPVPAPAPDGVR; this is translated from the coding sequence ATGAGTGCGCCGCCGCGGCTCGCGGCTGAGCCCACGTCCCCGCCGACCGCGGACCCCCTGGGCGACGAGCCGGGCCCCGGAGCCGCCCGCTGCCTGGGGCTGTACGCCAAGCTGGCCGCCGGCGTGACCGTCGTGACGGCCCGGGGCGCGGACGGCCCGCTCGGCATGACGGTCTCCGCGGTCACCTCCCTGTCGGCCCGGCCGCCGCTGCTCCTGGCCTGCCTGCGCGACGGCTCCCGCACGCTCACCGCGGTCCGCGCGCACGGCGTCTTCGCGGTCCATCTGCTCCGGGAGGAACAGCACGGCCTGGCCGCCCGGTTCGCGTCCCCGACGACGACCGCGCTCCAGCGCTTCGCCGGTACCGACACCCGGCAGGTACTCGGCGTCCCGGTGCTCGGCGGAGCGCTCGCCTGGTCGGTGTGCCTGGTGGAGGACGTACGCCGCTACGGCGACCACCACCTCGTCGTCGGACGGGTGGCGGCCGTACACGTGGGCGGCGGGCGCCCGCTGCTGTGGCACGACCGACGGTTCCGGACTCTCGACGAGTCCGGGCCTGTGCCTGTGCGCGAGTCCGGGCCTGTGCCTGTGCGCGAGTCCGGGCCCGTGCCTGTGCCCGAGTCCGCGCCTGTGCCCGAGCCGGTGCCGGCGCCTGCGCCGGACGGCGTCCGATGA
- a CDS encoding SRPBCC family protein yields the protein MRHVVLHALAGGLEPADAYRRITDFRRYPELTDTVREVRVDDPLADGSLVSEWTVTFRGGLMRWRERDLFSPETLSLTFEQLSGDFQTFEGSWRCEPRDGGTLIVFTASFDLGIPTLAEILDPVAESTLRTNIARILVGLVGAEVIDECAAAARG from the coding sequence ATGCGCCACGTGGTCCTGCACGCGCTCGCCGGCGGCCTGGAACCGGCCGACGCCTACCGACGCATCACCGACTTCCGCCGCTATCCCGAACTCACCGACACCGTGCGCGAGGTCCGCGTGGACGACCCGCTGGCCGACGGCTCGCTGGTGTCGGAGTGGACCGTGACGTTCCGGGGCGGGCTCATGCGCTGGCGGGAACGCGACCTGTTCTCGCCGGAGACGCTCTCCCTGACCTTCGAGCAGCTCAGCGGCGACTTCCAGACCTTCGAGGGAAGCTGGCGCTGCGAACCGCGCGACGGCGGCACGCTGATCGTCTTCACCGCCTCGTTCGACCTCGGCATCCCGACCCTCGCGGAGATCCTCGACCCGGTGGCCGAGTCCACACTGCGGACCAACATCGCCCGCATCCTCGTCGGCCTGGTGGGCGCGGAGGTGATCGATGAGTGCGCCGCCGCGGCTCGCGGCTGA